The Notolabrus celidotus isolate fNotCel1 chromosome 19, fNotCel1.pri, whole genome shotgun sequence DNA window TATTgtaccgtatcatatcatatcgtactcTAACGTACTATAtcgcatcgtatcatatcggactgtatcgtatcatattgtccTGTAACAAATTGTGTTGTATCATTCGGTAACATGTCCTACTATATCATATCGTACTgtctgtatcatatcatatcatcctatattatattgtatcgtatcatatcatatcgtactagggatgtacattttaagtattttccgtgatcgatttttggaaatgttaacgatcaattatcaaataatcaattaaaaaaaaaaaaagttattcttATGTTAagaacaaggccaaatacgttttttccaccaaaattatattttccacagcaacaaaatgcaaataactgacggtattgaatacgggtagcctacatgtttgacactgattatcaacgatcaggctcataaaaacattctccacggacataatcttataaagtgaacgCTCATAACACAGACAAAAAGTtcctcagactcacagtgtACAGTTTTCtatctactcgttcttattgagaaaaataaatatgtgtatTTGATCAGttgtcagccgggagtgcaaccgggtcataatcattccagctgcagaaatgcccagacggctctgatgttgctgctatTCAAACATAGCGTagtagcaattcccaccagtctgttggctttgtatctaaaggtagggaaatgtcctgtttaaagttatcaacctttgtgtcgttgttggcagcagttgcgtattgatcctctttaaaaagcggacACCTGATGCACAGCCggcagctgagcgtctccactgtgcgcaacacctttaacagctgattcacatggaaacatgctttaaacttaaaacacctccctgatagatgaatgtaatatgagaccacatgatgtttgttccacgtgacggaaaattgaaaacaaaaatgcgtgtttcgagtcaTTTCTTAACAATAAATTAATTGATAATCGATTACCTGTGTGCACCCCTATATCGTACTGTAGCGTACAATATCctatattttttggctttttgcctttatttgataggacagttgaagagagacaggaaatgtggggagtagagagtgggggaagacatgcaggaaatggtcgactggtcGAGAGTCAAActggtgacctctgcgacgtggactatagcctctgtatgtggggtgcttagaccgctaggccaccagtgcccccatCCGTATTGTATTTACTGACAGTAGTATTCTGAATAAGTCTTATACACCAACCCACCTATTCAAAAATACAGATCACAAAAACACTAGTTATGTTTTAGTTATTTCCCAATGTGTTATTTGCTGTCCAAAACCACAAGTATACCTCTTAGCTCGCCTCGATTTAGGCACTGTGCTGTCCTTCAGTGCACCTCATGTATTCATGTGTGAGTAGCCTCGGTCTGTATCTGGAGACTGGAAAAGTGTGCAGGAAGGCTTTCTTAATCCCCTCTTGTTGCATCCACATGAAATGGCTACAAATGGAAATTggtcttgtgttttctttccccTACGGCTGCTGCTTGGGACAAAAGGCGAGAGGTGCTCAGCAGGAAGTTATAGCTTTAAGCTTTGCGGGtgtacatgttttttgtttgaactgTTTAGCCAGCCTTATCAGAAAGTTATTCTTCTAATCGATTTAACAGATCTCTTTGATGTGCCTTAAGCTGCGGATGCAAGGCTGAAGAGTTTTTCTAATTTGTTTGATAATGCTCTTTCACTCTTAAGGGTACATTTTGACAGTGCAGGATATTAAACAGTGTGAATATTTCAAATGATGAAACATAATTATTGTCATTTTATGATAATACCCTGAATAATACAGCTGTAAAAATGAAGCTAGTGACATATTTGTGGTAAAATGCAGAATTCAATCATTGCACTTATTGAACCCTGTGCTTAACAAACAGCTCTCCTATTATAAAACACTTCTGTAAACATGGTTTTAAAATACAAGATTAGTTATTACAAAAAGtttaaataagaataatgtgaaatgaaaatggAGTCAAAACAGAATCCAcctatttttaattcattttgcaTTCCCATCATTAAaccttttttcattattttgattttttttcaggcaTCTTTGGTCAGAAGTTGGAGGAAACCGTTCGGTATGAGCGCAGGTTTGGGAACAAGCTGGCCCCTATGCTGGTGGAGCAGTGTGTGGATTTCATTCGGCAGAGGGGCCTCAGAGAGGAGGGACTATTCAGGCTGCCCGGACAGGCCAACCTGGTCAAAGAGCTGCAGGATGCCTTCGACTGTGGAGAGAAACCCTCTTTTGATTGGTAAGGAAACCTTCATAAGCTTGAATTTCCTGTGTGCATTATAATGTGTAAAGTTAATACATTCAGACTCTTGAGCATTGGTGTACTTTGGCAAACAAGAATGAGGTTTGGATTCATGTTGTTTGGAGATTTCTGGATGCTGTTAATGAACCAAGTAGTGTTCACCATTAGAGTTTGGTTTGTTAGCAGAGAAATACTCCTTTTCAAGAGCAAAGGAGTCAGAAAACATGGGCTGAAACCCTTTGGCATCAGATGAAAgagacattttcaacattttcaactGTCATAAGAATGAAGACAATTCCTCATCTTGTAAAAGAGTAAGTCATGTTCATTCTGTTTTTAGGAGAGGACTCCTGTAGATAATCTGTTAGTAAAAAATTGAGACATTTCTCAAACCTTCTCCTTATATACATCCAAATGTTCAGACTAAAAAGCTTTCACAGATTTGTTGCCCAGAGGCACAAATTTCAAATGCTAAACATCCACACTTTCAATGACAATGAAACTGACTAGAACCGCTCATTTTCTCCACAAACTGGCATCTAAAGTGAGGTTTCAGTTATACTGTGTGGTGTGTAGGTGGCTGTACTGCTAGACTAAgagctgttttttaatgtgacaaCCTTCATCTATAATTCAGGATGACAGACAAATGGATGAGTGATAGAATAAACCACCTCCACATCTCTTCTCGTCTGCTtgtcctccctctctcgctcCGCCTACCACTCCTGCCACCACCTAGTCTAATAACTATAGATAAAATCAGAACAGGACTGTCAGGATCCAGGCTATACATCAACATCTTACCGCTTCCTAGAAAAAGGAGGACACTAACTCACAGTCAGAAGTGACATCAGTATGTCATCTGCATAGGGACACATCGCTGCCCTCCTATTTCAACTTTAATGCAACCTACTTCTCCTTTGCATGTACCCCTCAAGTTATTTCCTCCCTCATTTGCTGTTGTAAGACCCTGCGTACACGTGTTgctctcttgtttttgttgttgcttgtcTGCCCTTCTGTTGCTTTTGTCCTTTTTCCTCACATAAAGTTCTTGAGTTACCTCAAATAATTTTTCcgaaacactttttttctgtcagttcTATGAAGGCAAAAGTTCTACATTTGtagaaattatttattttcttttagctGAGACTTCAATGAGAAGATTGATGCAACTCTCGTCATATTTATTCAACACCACATCTAGCTAcaggttagcctagcttagcacacTGAAAGACTTGAGACAGATTGAAGCTGGGGGATCCTGGCAAGAAGCCAGTATGACAGTGAATTGTCTGCACCATCCTCTGTCTGGTGTTAAATTaccaaacaaaaatgtattcatgtGTGAACTTTTTTCTAGAAAGTCTGATAGGTTGAACTTGTTACATATAACTTGGATAAATTACACATATGGTATGAGGGCTGGACCctcattttcctttttaaaacaagTGGCATCAATCCTTTTTTCTAATACAATATCAAACTGTTATTTGAAAATTTTCACAAGATGATGTGGATCCAATATGTTTCATCTGATTCCATCCCAACAGTCCTTGCTCTGCAGGATCAGCCTCCATGCTGTGCACCCAAAATCAACGACTTCtcaacctctgtgtgtgtgtgtgtgtgtgtgtgtgtgtgtgtgtgtgtgtgtgtgtgtgtgtgtgtgtgtgtgtgtgtgtgtgtgtgtgtgtgtgtgtgtgtgtgtgtgtgtgtttgtttcctccacAGTAACACAGACGTGCACACAGTCGCCTCTCTCCTGAAGCTGTATCTCAGAGAGCTGCCCGAGCCCGTCATCCCCTTCCACAAGTATGATGACTTTCTGGCCTGTGCCAAACTTCTCAGCAAGGATGATGAAATGGTAAGAAAGAGTACttgattagtttttttttgtacctgtATCCAGCATTAACTGGGCCTTTCAAATACTTGTAACCTCTACATAaggtttttaaagttaaaataccAACAGAAGTCAGCACTGAAAAAGCTGTCATACAAATCACCTGGAGTCCTGCTCAGTGTCATTTAGCTGCTCGGTCGAGTATAGTCTACTCTGCTATGTCTTATATAATGACTTTGTTGTACCTGACCTGAGTTCTGACATCTACACAGGACTCTTTCTCATTGAAGGTGTTCTTCTCAGCAGTGTACATATATTTTGACTCCTCATAATGtccaaaatgtgtctgaactatGAGTCTTTCAGATTATGCCCTTGTTCGGCTGGTTTGGCTCAAAGCGCTCTTTTTTCCAACTGTTtttcacttgtttgttttttctttactgtCTTCTTTGGAGCCAATGATTGAACTTTACTTTTAATGTGTAAAAACATACAGAGTGTTGGTTGATTGAGCTTACATTGCCATCGTCTGCAGGGTATAAAGGAGTTGAGAAGGCTTGTTGAATGTCTACCTCCAGTGAACTACAATCTTCTCAAGTACATCTGCAGGTACTAACTGATTGTTCAAGTGGATgttagttttaaaggtgactttTAAATGGATTgtgaaaaactgtttttttttttttacctgttttcAGATTTCTAGATGAAGTCCAGTCATATTCAGGAGTGAACAAAATGAGCGTCCAAAACTTGGCCACAGTGTTTGGACCGAATATTCTGCGGCCGAAGGTGGAGGATCCAGTAGCGATAATGGAAGGTTTGTGATCCTCGTAATCACGCGTTTctgtcttctgttttgtttttatgttcatcCCATTTGAATAACTATTTTCGAAGTACATAttatgatgtgtgtttttatgttaccAGGTACTGTTCTGGTCCAGCAGCTCATGGCCGTTCTGATTGGCCGGCACGATGTTTTATTCCCCCACAATGAAGACAGCCCCACAGCTCTGGAGCTCGTCAACAACAACATTGAACCACAACGACGACAAACCAACACAACTACCTCCACCATCACTTCAGTGTCTCAGAAtgctgaaaataacaacacccAGACGGTCCGGCAGTGTGTGTGGGAAGCGCCCGAGTCTCCCTCGCATCGCCAACATGTAGACAACAGTGGGTCCCCACGATCGGCAAGCCCTCGAAATGGGGTTATTGGACGTTTTGATATGGCCCGCAGCCCGCCGCTGACAGTTAAAAAGAACCCAGCTTTCAGTAAAGGGAGCGGGATCGTTACAAACGGCTCCTTTAGCTCCTCCCCCTCTTTAGATCCTAATCAAGAGAAGAGCCCAACTTTGACAGGAGGTGGGAGTTTACCAATGCGGCGTAATGGGGCGCTTAAAGGCTCTGGGACTAAAATGGGTACTAGTGGTGTGACAAGTGGAAGCAGTACTGGAGGAAATGGGACTGGAGCTGTCAGACTGGGCCTTTCTGGCACTGAAATCCAAAGCCGCAATGGTCTTTGGGTCCAAAATGGCTGCGTCACATTACGGGACAGCAACAAAACACATATGGATCAAACATCCAATCAGAACCGTCTGTCCACATACGACAACGTCCAGTTAAACCACCAaaaccagcagcagcaaaatCACGTCACCAACACGTGTCTGAAC harbors:
- the arhgap24 gene encoding rho GTPase-activating protein 24 isoform X1 is translated as MDEQCVSHSSPQRSGGQTSTETQRQARPNVIRCGWLRKQGGFVKTWHSRWFVLRGEQLYYYKDEEETKALGTIFLPGNKVSEHPTSGDDGGKFLFEVIPGGDRERMTANHETYLLMASTQNDMEDWVKTIRRVIWAPFGGGIFGQKLEETVRYERRFGNKLAPMLVEQCVDFIRQRGLREEGLFRLPGQANLVKELQDAFDCGEKPSFDCNTDVHTVASLLKLYLRELPEPVIPFHKYDDFLACAKLLSKDDEMGIKELRRLVECLPPVNYNLLKYICRFLDEVQSYSGVNKMSVQNLATVFGPNILRPKVEDPVAIMEGTVLVQQLMAVLIGRHDVLFPHNEDSPTALELVNNNIEPQRRQTNTTTSTITSVSQNAENNNTQTVRQCVWEAPESPSHRQHVDNSGSPRSASPRNGVIGRFDMARSPPLTVKKNPAFSKGSGIVTNGSFSSSPSLDPNQEKSPTLTGGGSLPMRRNGALKGSGTKMGTSGVTSGSSTGGNGTGAVRLGLSGTEIQSRNGLWVQNGCVTLRDSNKTHMDQTSNQNRLSTYDNVQLNHQNQQQQNHVTNTCLNSSCEDKQSVDSATWSTSSCEISLPDNSTSCRSSTTTCPEQDFFGGHFEDLDGAGQDNEPGGQSGGGDAEGRNSTREGSGDGAGRSSRGTSSSENSDGPTVGNGPGSHSALHSLVASLKQEMQKQKAEYEARIKSLEQRNLDLETEMVNLHEELDQERKKYTMAEIKLRNAERAKDDAERRNQMLQKEMEQFFSTFSDLTATGNTTVTDPRRPERNNPIWIQ
- the arhgap24 gene encoding rho GTPase-activating protein 24 isoform X3, which translates into the protein MDLNSNPGGDRERMTANHETYLLMASTQNDMEDWVKTIRRVIWAPFGGGIFGQKLEETVRYERRFGNKLAPMLVEQCVDFIRQRGLREEGLFRLPGQANLVKELQDAFDCGEKPSFDCNTDVHTVASLLKLYLRELPEPVIPFHKYDDFLACAKLLSKDDEMGIKELRRLVECLPPVNYNLLKYICRFLDEVQSYSGVNKMSVQNLATVFGPNILRPKVEDPVAIMEGTVLVQQLMAVLIGRHDVLFPHNEDSPTALELVNNNIEPQRRQTNTTTSTITSVSQNAENNNTQTVRQCVWEAPESPSHRQHVDNSGSPRSASPRNGVIGRFDMARSPPLTVKKNPAFSKGSGIVTNGSFSSSPSLDPNQEKSPTLTGGGSLPMRRNGALKGSGTKMGTSGVTSGSSTGGNGTGAVRLGLSGTEIQSRNGLWVQNGCVTLRDSNKTHMDQTSNQNRLSTYDNVQLNHQNQQQQNHVTNTCLNSSCEDKQSVDSATWSTSSCEISLPDNSTSCRSSTTTCPEQDFFGGHFEDLDGAGQDNEPGGQSGGGDAEGRNSTREGSGDGAGRSSRGTSSSENSDGPTVGNGPGSHSALHSLVASLKQEMQKQKAEYEARIKSLEQRNLDLETEMVNLHEELDQERKKYTMAEIKLRNAERAKDDAERRNQMLQKEMEQFFSTFSDLTATGNTTVTDPRRPERNNPIWIQ
- the arhgap24 gene encoding rho GTPase-activating protein 24 isoform X2, with the translated sequence MEMVHQGIHSLPQFGLSDLISSHQGGDRERMTANHETYLLMASTQNDMEDWVKTIRRVIWAPFGGGIFGQKLEETVRYERRFGNKLAPMLVEQCVDFIRQRGLREEGLFRLPGQANLVKELQDAFDCGEKPSFDCNTDVHTVASLLKLYLRELPEPVIPFHKYDDFLACAKLLSKDDEMGIKELRRLVECLPPVNYNLLKYICRFLDEVQSYSGVNKMSVQNLATVFGPNILRPKVEDPVAIMEGTVLVQQLMAVLIGRHDVLFPHNEDSPTALELVNNNIEPQRRQTNTTTSTITSVSQNAENNNTQTVRQCVWEAPESPSHRQHVDNSGSPRSASPRNGVIGRFDMARSPPLTVKKNPAFSKGSGIVTNGSFSSSPSLDPNQEKSPTLTGGGSLPMRRNGALKGSGTKMGTSGVTSGSSTGGNGTGAVRLGLSGTEIQSRNGLWVQNGCVTLRDSNKTHMDQTSNQNRLSTYDNVQLNHQNQQQQNHVTNTCLNSSCEDKQSVDSATWSTSSCEISLPDNSTSCRSSTTTCPEQDFFGGHFEDLDGAGQDNEPGGQSGGGDAEGRNSTREGSGDGAGRSSRGTSSSENSDGPTVGNGPGSHSALHSLVASLKQEMQKQKAEYEARIKSLEQRNLDLETEMVNLHEELDQERKKYTMAEIKLRNAERAKDDAERRNQMLQKEMEQFFSTFSDLTATGNTTVTDPRRPERNNPIWIQ
- the arhgap24 gene encoding rho GTPase-activating protein 24 isoform X4, producing the protein MTANHETYLLMASTQNDMEDWVKTIRRVIWAPFGGGIFGQKLEETVRYERRFGNKLAPMLVEQCVDFIRQRGLREEGLFRLPGQANLVKELQDAFDCGEKPSFDCNTDVHTVASLLKLYLRELPEPVIPFHKYDDFLACAKLLSKDDEMGIKELRRLVECLPPVNYNLLKYICRFLDEVQSYSGVNKMSVQNLATVFGPNILRPKVEDPVAIMEGTVLVQQLMAVLIGRHDVLFPHNEDSPTALELVNNNIEPQRRQTNTTTSTITSVSQNAENNNTQTVRQCVWEAPESPSHRQHVDNSGSPRSASPRNGVIGRFDMARSPPLTVKKNPAFSKGSGIVTNGSFSSSPSLDPNQEKSPTLTGGGSLPMRRNGALKGSGTKMGTSGVTSGSSTGGNGTGAVRLGLSGTEIQSRNGLWVQNGCVTLRDSNKTHMDQTSNQNRLSTYDNVQLNHQNQQQQNHVTNTCLNSSCEDKQSVDSATWSTSSCEISLPDNSTSCRSSTTTCPEQDFFGGHFEDLDGAGQDNEPGGQSGGGDAEGRNSTREGSGDGAGRSSRGTSSSENSDGPTVGNGPGSHSALHSLVASLKQEMQKQKAEYEARIKSLEQRNLDLETEMVNLHEELDQERKKYTMAEIKLRNAERAKDDAERRNQMLQKEMEQFFSTFSDLTATGNTTVTDPRRPERNNPIWIQ